From Leptospira sp. WS58.C1, one genomic window encodes:
- a CDS encoding MBOAT family O-acyltransferase yields the protein MIFTSTLFFVFFLIVYVLYWSWESRKYREWVLLIASLAFYASWNPPFLLHLMGIVFVNYLFLQPIAKTKSKKLLTIIVLIDLINLGIFKYFYFVSDNLFYVTNLSLFNTSTFSFRIILPLAISFYTFQVMAFMIDVYRGKVEELPSFFHFTLFLLFFPQLVAGPIMRAKDFFPRLEHLRIHKTAIYIGLFLVGLGACKKILIADNLGSLIDPVFLRPKEYGSGSLLLAAIGFTWQVYSDFSGYTDVARGCALLFGFNIPRNFNAPFFSKNIHELWRKWHITLGTWLKDYIYIPLGGSRISEFRTNINQTITFALGGLWHGANWTFLAWGLSHGFFLFVERFMERKGLRVLPETGKFFQGVRILWTYLLFTLAAVFFRSFNIGDCFYIFKSWFLHIRPEQASTLSFNLVIPYIIGGIIFHAAEAPAHYPLWFQRNRAKLLLAFLLIGALIFGNYAGKGQDFIYFAF from the coding sequence ATGATCTTTACCTCCACTTTATTTTTCGTATTCTTTCTGATCGTTTATGTTCTATATTGGTCTTGGGAAAGTCGCAAGTACAGAGAATGGGTATTGCTCATTGCATCCTTAGCATTTTACGCGTCTTGGAATCCCCCTTTCCTTTTGCATCTCATGGGGATCGTATTTGTAAATTATCTTTTCTTACAGCCGATCGCAAAGACAAAAAGTAAAAAATTGCTCACGATTATCGTATTGATCGACTTGATCAACTTAGGAATATTCAAATATTTTTATTTCGTTTCTGACAATCTATTCTACGTAACGAATTTATCCCTATTTAATACGAGTACATTTTCTTTTAGGATCATTCTTCCTTTAGCCATCAGCTTTTATACATTTCAAGTCATGGCTTTCATGATAGATGTCTATCGTGGAAAGGTGGAAGAGCTTCCGAGTTTCTTCCATTTTACTTTGTTCTTGTTATTTTTCCCTCAGTTGGTCGCAGGACCTATCATGAGGGCGAAAGATTTTTTCCCGAGACTGGAACATTTAAGAATTCATAAGACCGCGATCTATATCGGGTTATTTTTGGTCGGACTCGGAGCATGCAAAAAGATCCTGATCGCCGACAATTTAGGAAGTTTGATCGATCCTGTATTTTTAAGACCGAAAGAATACGGAAGCGGATCTTTACTTTTGGCGGCTATCGGATTTACTTGGCAGGTATATTCCGACTTCTCCGGATATACGGACGTAGCTAGAGGTTGCGCTTTATTATTCGGATTTAATATACCGAGGAACTTCAACGCTCCATTTTTCAGCAAGAACATCCATGAGCTTTGGAGAAAATGGCATATCACCCTGGGCACTTGGCTTAAGGATTATATTTATATTCCTTTGGGTGGAAGCAGGATCTCCGAGTTCAGGACCAATATCAACCAAACGATCACTTTCGCTTTGGGGGGTTTATGGCATGGAGCAAACTGGACATTTTTAGCCTGGGGACTTTCTCACGGATTCTTTCTGTTTGTGGAAAGGTTCATGGAAAGAAAGGGTTTGAGGGTCCTGCCTGAAACCGGGAAATTTTTCCAAGGGGTTCGGATCCTATGGACATATCTATTATTTACACTTGCGGCGGTATTCTTCCGTTCTTTTAATATAGGGGATTGTTTTTACATTTTCAAAAGCTGGTTTCTTCATATCCGTCCTGAGCAGGCTAGTACTCTTTCTTTCAATTTAGTAATTCCTTATATTATCGGAGGAATCATTTTCCATGCTGCGGAAGCTCCGGCACATTATCCTCTTTGGTTCCAAAGAAACAGGGCCAAACTTTTACTTGCTTTTCTGTTGATCGGAGCTTTGATCTTCGGAAATTACGCGGGCAAGGGACAAGATTTTATCTACTTCGCGTTTTAG